TATTGTCCTTGAACTGGGGCCAACTGGTTGGTGTCTAGCGGTTTGTCAATTGTGGATGGACCTGTGCATGTTTCCATTTCAAACTGTCTGATATTTAACTTTCCTGAAACATTTTTATCTCTAACTTTTTCAAGTTCATCAGACTGAAATGTTAAGCCTGTTTCTCCCTTTCAGATGCTGCCTTGAGTACTTGAATAtggctttaatttttttcctttatatcAAGCAAACAGCATtggaaacaggcccctcagccttttaaagaaaatttaatttagatatacagcatggtaacaggtcctttcagcccatgagcccatgccacccaattacagccaattgaccgacagcccccagtatattttgaagggtggaagaaaactggagcctctggggaaaatctCTGCAGACGCGAGGAGAACatttaaactccttacagatggcgccggattcgaaccacaGTGCCTGGCACTATAACAGCCATGCACTACCCGCAACGCTAGCCGTGCTGGCCATTTTGTGTCTGTATCAATCTTTACAGATCTGTATACATTATTCCTACACTTTTCCATGTGTTgcgatacacaaaagtgctggagaaactcagtaggtcatgcacaCAAGGGTATACCTGACGAAAGGTCCAGGCCCGAAACttgggttaccctttacttcctatggttgctgcatgatctgctgagtttctccagcacttttgtatattgcactcaaccccagcatccgtaccttttcttgtttaacttccctGCACGTTCTTCTTatttccccctcacccccttccccacagaCTAGCACTCTCCTACACACTAGGGCATTTAACCTATGCATCTTTGGGAGCAAACTGGAGAATCTGGACAAAATCCACTTGGTCTcagagaaaacatgcaaactgcAGACAAACAGCACAGAAGGTCATGATTGAACCCAGGACCCGGAGTGATGAAGGGAGCAGGGTCACCAACTGGGCCTGTTTTGCTTTACTCTCTTAAGGATCATGCCCCTTGCAAGtgatccaaagagaaaaaatatttgtttttaaatcttGGTGTAAAAACTGCCCCCAAATAAGGGGCAATTATGCAAACACCCCGCCCCAAATGCTAAGCTGTTTGTGATTAAGGTAACAGAATGGGTATTTGAAAACACGAAAATTCAGGAGGATGTAAGCATGTATGCTAACTTCCCTCGACATTTGTTGAATGATCTGTTGTTCTTTCTCCATGTGATCTTTTAATTTACTTGCTTAGAACATAgaattacagcacagcacaggcccttcagcccacgacatTGTGCTGATCAATACAAACCTACTTTCACACctcactcataaccctctattttttgtattcgggtgcctgtctaagagtcttttcaatgtccaTATTGTTCTAGCTTCTGctgccacccctggcaatgtgtTTCAAGCACCCAatactctctgtgtggaaaaaaaagcatactcctctcgtctcccctcaactttccttccctcaccttgaCTTCTGGTGTTTGAAACTCTTGCTCCAGGAAAAAGGTTctagctgtccaccttatctatccctctcataatcttatagacatcTTAGTGCTTAGAACTTACTTGATATAACGTGATATAAACGTGATATAAACATCACGTTTATATTAACAGAGATAATTCAATTTTCTCCCTCAATGATCTATGCACATAAAAAGAAAATGCAGATTCTGATTTTCATGCAACTCTCAAGAATGAGAAGAAACGAATAGGAGTTTCATGGATATCTATTGTGTCCTCCTATAGTTTTCTTGTACCTTTATGTGTTCTGGATTTAACCGAAGGCCTCTGTGCTTCACTTTTAACATATTTATTTTCTAGTGCTGTTTTCTAATTGGGTGTGGAGGATAATTTCCAGTTTTTGGAAGGAAATCTAAAAATAAGGCATGGACTTTCGGGCATGGTATTTGAAATCACTGCTTCATTTACTAAGGAAGACTCCTGACTCGGAATGTTGATTggccatttccctccacagatgctgcctgacctgctggttcTCTCATCactgaagattccagcatctgcctttATTGTGTTTATAGCAATTGTATTTTCGGGGAGTGATTTTGAATATTTGTGGATGCAAAATGTGCTATAGCAGATCTGAAGAGCCACTTTGTAGCATGTAAAGGTCTTTGGTAttatttcttttgtttttgtTCCAATTTAATCTTGTAGAAACTGGGTGTTCAATTTACCTCGAGCAACAAGGAGGCTGTTCAGAAGAGTGATGTCCTGTTTCTGGCTGTCAAACCACCCATTATCCCTTTCGTATTGGATGAGATTGCCCCCGATATCGAAGATCGCCACCTGGTTGTGTCTTGTGCTGCTGGGGTCACGATTAGCTCCATTGAGAAGGTCAGTCAGGCTTGTTTTTAATGGGAACCTTTACTTAATCGTGTTCATACAAGTACTGAATTGGCCATGCCATTGTGAATTTGGATGTCCTGAACTTTATGGAGTTTAAGGAGCTGGGGTCGCTACATTTTTTTAATCCTTTGGATTCTGgaaatttttaacctttcataatatacacTCCAGACTGGTTCCATGggtctggtttctgctaacctgctctcccttttacccccctcccttccccttccccttgtcttctttccctcagctctccacccccttccctctctattcacttagCCATCCCGCCTCcctttgcttgctgctgtgccttcactcccttctccacctgttagctcctgcctttgcgaccatgtTCTtcaccccatccctccccccctcctgccGACATTGTTCCtcaccccatccctcccccctcctgcTGACATCGTTcccttccttgatgaagggctcaagcccgaaatgtcagttaattacttttatctttgctttgtaaaaggcactgacctgctgagtttcaccatctttgtgtttttactctaaccacggtgtctgcagacttctgtattTTACTCCATGGGTGAACTACAGTACGAACCAGCTGGTGATTGGGTATTGTTGGTAGTTTCCTGAAAACTGGGatatggagtccaaagggttaaagagTACCTCAATTTGAAAGAGTTATTTGAAGATGAATGAAATTAAATtagggaaaagggaaaaaaagagctACTCTTTCAAAAAGGTAGCACAAAGTGAAAGGATGGTTGTAAAACTCTTTCCTTGATGCCTCCCAAATGTTTTTAATGGGACCTTTTTTTTGGGAACATCAAGTGGCTATTTGACCAAAGTCTCACAAAGATGTAGAGCATGAGATCCAAAGCGTTGAAGAGGATGAGAAAGCTTGTCTAATGTACCTTATGAGAACGATGCCtctccccataggtgccagataatgggggtTTTACTATATTGGGGAAGGTAGAAGTGTTGGGTAACTACCGCCATGTTATTGTCCTTCACAGGTCTTAAAGAGTATGGTTTTGCAGGTAGGATTCTATAGTCAGGGAAATACacatctggaggaactcagctggccttgcAGTGTCCATGAAGAgttattaccaatgtttcgggcctgagcccttcaaggtataaggaaagaacaggaaggcgtcagaataaagTCTGAAgaacagggggaggagtccagaccaacagctgaaaagtgttaattggatatgataagaagaaaggggagaattgattttggctctgtggagggAGACAGGAGGAAAATAAGaaagagtgagacagatagacagaAAGGGGGATTTAATGGAAACAATATTAATGTCACCTGTTTGGAGGGTGtttagtcagaagatgaggtgttatttgcaggtggtctcaatctggcaatgcatgagaccatggacagacatgtcaatgaGGGAATGAggttgggaattgaaatgggtaccctctgggagatccacggctattgcggtggacagagctgaggtgttcaacaaagcgatcttgcagtctgcatctagtctctctgatgtagaggagaccacaactgaAGTGAAAGGGATGTGTTGTTGTTTTGAATTGTGCTGATTACAATGGATCAAAAACTAGGTGTCAGCTCTccctgctggagactactgtctGTCCACACAAGCAAATGCATCACCTGGTGGGCTGGAAGTATGACCAAAATAATGAAACCTACAAAACTGAATGCAAGGACTAATTCATTTGCTGGCATCTTGTTGCTCTGGGAAAATGTTTTCTCCCAACCCACAAGTGGCAGGATTATGTCAGCTCTTTGCTGTTTCTAGTTGTAGGACTATACTCAAAATGGTTGTTAGcagtctgttttttaaaaaagagtcatTCATTTTGTGAAGTGCATCGGACTACAGGTTATCAAAGGGTAACGAATGATCTTAGGTTTTATTTTCACAGATGACTATGTTGAGTATGTCCACAGTTGGAAAATACACAAATTGCACTTGAAGTGATAGCCATGTCTCTTCGGTCTTGGGTGGCATCAAAACCATAAGGCAGATAAAAAAGACCCATTCCTAAAAATGGTTAGAGTTTTTCATGTGTACAAGTCTCCATAGGTTGGACATTTGTAACCCAGGGACAGCTGAAACAGATGCAGAATTTTACAGCACAGGAGGAAGTTCAGCCCATTGAACTGTGCTATCTCTCTGCATGAGTCGGTCAATTTTCCCTCTTCATAcactttcattttatttatattcAGTTAATTCTTATGTATCAAGGTATATGCTTTTAAATGTCAGTCTTTGTTTGAACAGCTTATGTAAAAGAGATACACATGAATTTAAAAAAGACACTTATAGCACAGATTATTATAGCAATAGCTTATAGCAAtagataaaagtgctggagaaactcagcaggtcccatagCATCCACAGGAATTAAAAGATAGCCcacgattcaggcctgagcccagtccttcattgccttttacttcctatatatGTTGggtgagttactccagcattttttgaATTGCACCCGACTCTAgtatctgcatattttcttgtttaactctcatTTAAGTGTATTTAATGGGGATTATCTGTGTGGAGAAAGTACCTGCGAATTTAAAAAATGATGGGTAGGACATTTACTGGAAACACTTTGGCCAATTGGTGTGTTGGTTTGTTGGTTGATAAAATTCAGCCGTGGTTACCCAGTCTTCACCTCCAAGAGCTGTTTGGTTTTGCAGAAACTGTCTACGGTGCGCCAGTTTCCGAAAGTGATTCGACTAATGACCAACACCCCGGTGATCGTGCGAGAGGGAGCAACAGTGTACGCCACAGGGACGCATGCCGAGGTAGAGGATGGGAACCTGCTGGAGCAGCTGATGTCCAGTGTCGGTTACTGCGTGGAGGTGGAAGAGGACCTGATTGATGCAGTCACTGGCCTCAGTGGCAGTGGCCCTGCTTACGTATGTTCCAAGTCTGTAATATCTTGTCAAAGAATTGATCATTGTAAAAGCACCCTTCAGCTTGCGGAGTCTTGCTGACCATTATGCATCCATTTCTGTATTAATCCTTTTATTCTTTCTGTGTTCTTATCAATCAGGGACAATTTCTAATAGTCAGTTAATCTCCCAACACACACATATTTGGAATTTGTTTGTCTATTGACACATGCACTGAGATGCATCAACAGAGAGACGATGCAAGCAAACCAGTAGACATCTCTTACAAGCTATAACAAGTAGGACACAGTGGCaaaatgcagagttacagagagagatccgtTGATATGGAGCAAAGTCAAAATCGTTCCACTGTTTTGCAATTTATTTTGGAGTTTGATAACGACAGGAAAGAACCTTTCCATGAATGTGGTGTTGCGTGATCTTGTAATTGTGCATCATCCCGACAGGAAAGTGGTGAAAAGAGTGTGGCCGGGATgcagtgagttttaaaaaaataagttggCTGCTTATCCAAAGCAATGGAAGGTGCAGATAGAGAGGAGCACTGATGGTCTGATCCactttcacaaccctctgcagtcttgggcagagcggTTCCCACATCATGCTTTCACTGGTGGCACCTGCAGAAATTATTCATGGATGCTGCTGCCCTTTCTTGGTCATTTTGTTATGCGGGGTAGATCAGGACACTGGAGATGTTTCCCACTAGAAACGTAACGCTGCTTATCATCTGCAGGAGGAAAGGACAAATTGCACATGGCACCAGAGGTCAGAAATGAACTTGAACCTCTGGTGCTGTGAGTTCGTGGCTCCACTAGCTAGTCTACATGATGAGAGACAGGAATGGAGGGGTGACAACTCAAAAACTTCCTCTCCAGTCATCAGAAATCTTCCCCTGAGAAGGCAATTGCAAGAAGATTCTACTGATGGAATAAGTGAGTGAATGGGAGTAAAATCTTGTGATTGGGCTGACAGGTGCCTGGTTGTGTTGTAATTCCCTATAAatgtataaaatatataaaaacatgCATACATGATTGCTGTTAGGAAATTTGTGGATGTCAGTTCTTAATAAATCAGCTTTTCCTCCTTTTTGTCTAAAAGTGATCTGATTCAATAAAAGCTCCAAGATGGGAATTGTTCCCCCTTGATTCAGTAGTTTGTTTGCTGTTCACTTTGATGTTTTTCAACACCTTAGGTTTGATGAACTCTCTTCTGAATGACAATGCAATTCAGGTTTTGGAGAACTTGGAACTTGTCGCCTTTTACAGAGCCTTTAATTGAGGGGATATGAGGACAGGCCACCAAAATGTTCGAAATAGCAGGGATCATAAAGGCTCTTGTTATTACCCTACTTTACATCAGTAGATTTTTCAGGACATCCCACACTGCCATTCACCCATCTCCACTCTGCTCATTGAACTTGCAGATTCCCAGGCTCCAAAAAggcttcattttttaaattcttactGTGACTTTCAAACCACTCTGAGATTATTGTTTCTTTTTCGGGCATGAGCAGCTGTTCTTCTCCCATTCCAGATCTCTGCAAGCTTGCATTATCACCTTCGGTTGTCTGAGCCCAGACATGGGAAATCCCTTCCCAAATTTTGGTTGTTGATAACTACTGTAGAAGGTTTTGAAATGTATTAATAGATTTAAGGTGTCTATATAACAATGTGCATTCATATAATatcttaaatatatattaattttaCTAAGTTATAAATTGAAGGAAACAGTAGTGATCTCTGGGTGGATGTGTATGGGTGACAATAGGAAAAACAATTTATGGATAAGATCTCTGCATATTCAATTGTTTAGCCATTTGTCTGATGAAACTGATTAACCTTTGAGGAACAAGACCAGACATTCTGTCTGGACATTTTCCAACCAGACATCATTAACTTTGACTTGTCCAGTTTCCCTCAAACCCCTCTccagagtctctctctttctctatccctctgtctccttatctctggctcctcatccccttccctctccattcagagagctaccccttctCCCAACACTTCTCTTCTTCCTGAATCtatctatgacctcttacctgttggcctgtgctcctcccctgtccTTCCACCCTCCTCTCCTTCCACTGTTTCATTTAGGTGCctgcctgacgaagggctcaggcccaaaacgctggTTACCCATTACATCCTATAGTTATTGCGtgtcctgccgagtttctccagaacatttgtacatggcactacaatcacagcgtctgcagacttccctgtttaacaCTAATTGACCTCTGTGCTTTATTCCAGGCTTTCACAGCTATCGATGCCTTGGCAGATGGTGGTGTGAAGATGGGTCTCACCCGTAGACTAGCTGTTCGACTTGGCGCTCAAGCATTGCTGGTCAGTACATCACATCACACTGTTAATCAACTTCTGAACCTGAACTTAAAGCAATCAATGAATGAAACACTGTAGGCTTTCATTGAGCTGTTTCATTTTATGTTGGTAGACAGAAAGACTTTCCTTTTCAACCAATGGACTTACTTAGAATGAAATGTTGAGGTGTGTGCATCTTGGGTTATAAAGAATTACAGATTGTTCATCAAAACCCCTGTGAAGCTGATGTTCTGCGACTTCTTGTAAAGCAttcattttgttttctcttaTTGACAGGGAGCAGCCAAGATGTTACTGGAGTCTGAGCAACATCCTGGGCAGTTGAAAGATAATGTGTGTTCACCAGGCGGTGCTACCATCCACGCCATTCATTTTCTGGAGAGTGGGGGTTTCCGCAGTCTCCTCATCAATGCTGTCGAGGCCTCCTGCATAAGAACAAGGTCTGTGTGTGTACTATTGAGGACAAGCACTGATAGGGTACAATTTTAAGATGAGTGCATTGATAAAGAACCCGTAAGATTGTTTGAGATGATGCACATGCCATAAATTGTAGATTAAATCTGTGCTTTTCTCTGTTTAGGGAGCTCCAGTTTCTTGCAGACCAGGAGACTGTTCCCCCAGCAGCTATTAAAAAGACCACACTGAATAAGGTGAAACAGAGTGCCTCCAAAGCTGGCATCAGCCTTTTCAATAGTAAGTACCCTGGAAGCAAGAGCCATTAAATACTGGAACTGGCATTTACAGTTGGAGGCGAGGAGCAGGAGCAATGTGGCCAAACCACACATTGAATTTCATTCAGTGAAGAACATGTTGTACTGTTTCTTAATCTGCAGTTTAAGATGGTAATGTATGAGTACATACTTGGCATACTTAAAAAGGACTCGGGACCAAAACTTCGGTTATATATTGTTACCTTCCTGGAtgctgtgaaacctgctgagttcatccttatttctgtgtttttactactatGCTCTGTTGAAATCCGTTATGTGCTCCTTGTACTGACGATGCATAATGGTTACTGTTAGATTTTCTTTGTCCTTCCTGAGGTTGAGGTGATACTGTTGATGAAGAGCAAGGTAACTATCTTGCTTGATATCTATtctttgacaaaaaaaaaagcatgaaacaagaaagtctgcagatgccatgattgcagtaaatccacaaaagtgctgcagaaactcagcaggtcctgcagtgtccacaggaggcaaaggtgtataaccagcgtttcgggctaccttgatgaagggttcaggcccgaaacattgattatataatTTGCCTCCAGAACCATGGTAAAGACGAGTTAGCGTTTCTCCAGAACcatgagcatatttacataaatataagttagaatagagttaaacacattgaaatattaaaatattaagatgtatgcagtaaaagtccacagtacactatccacatgtgttctgggaattcaggagcctgttggcttgggggaaaaactattgcccaatctggacatgggtctgagtgctacggtacctcctaccagatggcagaagggagaacaatttacatgaggggtgtgtggagaccttcacaatgtCTGTTGGGAAAGAAAATGTTCTTCCATTCTTAAGGTGAACTTTTTgaggaaaaagttaaaataattttGTGTATCTCAGATTAAAAACATCTAGTTGGAAGATTGTTCCTAATCACATGTTCAATATCAAAGCATATTTCAGAAGCAGAAGACAATATGATTTGTGATTAGAgttcttaatttatttttaaaaatttagacatacagcagggtaacagactcctttggcccacgagcccatgctgcccaattacacccattgacctacaacctcccccattgcatttttgaagggtgggagaaaaccagagcacctggaggaaacccatgctgacatggggagaaagtacaaactccttacagacagcaagggatttgaaccccactcCCAGTCGCTTTTGCTGCAACAGCACTGCATTAACTGTGCCGCCTAGTTTTGTTCTGAGGGCAAATTTCTTCCACATTGATTCTGTATTCTTTTGGAAACTTTGTTATTTTCGGCACTTCAGAAAGTTCTGTTaaattattcacaataaatgGAGTTGATGCGCAAACCATATTTTTGTCGAGAACCAATAACTTTTTTTGTGAAAACAAAAAATTGTAACTACCTTGTATATTAATGGAAATAAGTTTGTTGTGATTTCTTTTCTATGCAATCAATGTCTCAGTCACCAATGAACATATTTTTGACCATTCCTGAAACTAAGGTTGCAGATATTATTTTTTCTGCATGCCGAACTTTTGTTTTATCTTGCAGCCTGACCAAAAGTGAATTCTGTGAACTACTGGAAGTGATCTAGACTTGTATGTTTCTAAAGAATGGACTAAAGtgaataaattttaaacatttgcaTCTTTGGGTTCAGTGAAAAATAGAACAGATTTTCTTGATGTTAAGGAGAGAAAAATGCAGACTTGCAAACAAAACTTTAAATGTGTGTCAGGAAAGTGCATCCTGATTTATGACCAGATtattacagtaaagcccctggtatctggaatacaagtaaccggcaaaaaaaagaggaaaagaaataaaaactgaaattaagaataaaataacaggtaaaaaatacacatttaaaattgACGTGCCTTGCCATTAGTTTGCCATTCTATCACTGCCGTGCCAGGCAACACCTATAACCGGTTTCCACCGAAAGATCATTGTAAACAAACCATGATTCTGTTTGGCAGGACATTATTTTGGATAAATTTCCCCCCTAACTGTtaacataaatgaaaaaaaattttaGGACATTTCATCCCAtgggtctgtgccaaccaatttcCACTCAATTAAACTacgcccctggtacgtttcaaagagtgagaaaatccacgcagatacagggagactgtacaaactccttacagacagcgcgggatcgaACCCAGTccccatcactggtgctgtaaaggtgttgcaccaactgctacaccaatcatgccacccaaaaaaaattatgtatgcaAATTTTCACTTTTAGTAATACATCACAAAATCAGCTCCAGCATATTATATAGGAAATATAAATCtctaattttcaaaagaaaacatCCAAGAAAGTCAGACAAAAGTTTTAAGAGGATTGCAAAGACATCAACAGTAAAGAGAAACCCATACAAAATGTACAGTCCCTGGGTGAATGAGAATTGAATCCAGTGATCACAATTTACAATTTCAAATGCTTGAACAGATGCTCAGGATTCTCAAATTGCCTTCAACCAATGAAATTTAGGAGGAGGTTCTTCTGCAAAGCTTGTCGCAAAGCTTTCAGGATTTTATCAAATTCTTGAAATGTTTTCATCTTCTCATCAGTGCACGATTGTAATCTGTTTGTGTAGTTTTCAACATTATAGTCAGGTAGTTGagtcatctttttttttgttttttttttaatttttttaaatttttttatttttcacaccataaaccacaccaGCCATGAtacacaccccttcccccccacacatacacagcgacccccccctcccccccctccctccccccatccaccCTAGGCACACAATCCAGGCCGCAccaaaccagtcagacaatgttgtcattcaacaaaaacacaccagaaattctaccgtccattctcctccctcctcccccccccaccaacccaggCAATGTCCGTCCCCGGTAGGTTCTCGCCACTGTACTCAATGCAAGGCTCCCATACCCGTTCGAATATTTCAACACTATTTcccaaactatatgttattttttctaatggaatacatccATTCAtctctatataccattgttgcacCTTCAAACCatcctccaatttccaggttgacacaaTACATCTCCTTGCCACGGCTAGGGCTATCCCAACAAATCCcctttgtgcatcctccaaatcaattccaaactctttgttctttatgttacccaggagaaagatctctggactcTTCGGtacattgttttctg
This genomic window from Narcine bancroftii isolate sNarBan1 chromosome 3, sNarBan1.hap1, whole genome shotgun sequence contains:
- the LOC138759466 gene encoding pyrroline-5-carboxylate reductase 1, mitochondrial-like isoform X1, with the translated sequence MSVGFIGAGQLAFALARGFTAAGVLAAHKIIASSPDPDLPTVGGLRKLGVQFTSSNKEAVQKSDVLFLAVKPPIIPFVLDEIAPDIEDRHLVVSCAAGVTISSIEKKLSTVRQFPKVIRLMTNTPVIVREGATVYATGTHAEVEDGNLLEQLMSSVGYCVEVEEDLIDAVTGLSGSGPAYAFTAIDALADGGVKMGLTRRLAVRLGAQALLGAAKMLLESEQHPGQLKDNVCSPGGATIHAIHFLESGGFRSLLINAVEASCIRTRELQFLADQETVPPAAIKKTTLNKVKQSASKAGISLFNSSLPEKLGIVIDNFKLNTKIISDLLHHVRSWRNINFY
- the LOC138759466 gene encoding pyrroline-5-carboxylate reductase 1, mitochondrial-like isoform X2, with protein sequence MSVGFIGAGQLAFALARGFTAAGVLAAHKIIASSPDPDLPTVGGLRKLGVQFTSSNKEAVQKSDVLFLAVKPPIIPFVLDEIAPDIEDRHLVVSCAAGVTISSIEKKLSTVRQFPKVIRLMTNTPVIVREGATVYATGTHAEVEDGNLLEQLMSSVGYCVEVEEDLIDAVTGLSGSGPAYAFTAIDALADGGVKMGLTRRLAVRLGAQALLGAAKMLLESEQHPGQLKDNVCSPGGATIHAIHFLESGGFRSLLINAVEASCIRTRELQFLADQETVPPAAIKKTTLNKVKQSASKAGISLFNSSLPEKLGIVIDNFKLNTKIISDLLHHVRWR
- the LOC138759466 gene encoding pyrroline-5-carboxylate reductase 1, mitochondrial-like isoform X3, producing the protein MSVGFIGAGQLAFALARGFTAAGVLAAHKIIASSPDPDLPTVGGLRKLGVQFTSSNKEAVQKSDVLFLAVKPPIIPFVLDEIAPDIEDRHLVVSCAAGVTISSIEKKLSTVRQFPKVIRLMTNTPVIVREGATVYATGTHAEVEDGNLLEQLMSSVGYCVEVEEDLIDAVTGLSGSGPAYAFTAIDALADGGVKMGLTRRLAVRLGAQALLGAAKMLLESEQHPGQLKDNVCSPGGATIHAIHFLESGGFRSLLINAVEASCIRTRELQFLADQETVPPAAIKKTTLNKVKQSASKAGISLFNNAPFEVSG